The proteins below come from a single Juglans regia cultivar Chandler chromosome 12, Walnut 2.0, whole genome shotgun sequence genomic window:
- the LOC108980462 gene encoding DEAD-box ATP-dependent RNA helicase 35, with product MEEADDYVEYVPVAKRRAMEALKILQRKGTSSALEEELEKAKLAEAKPSLLVKASQLKRDQPEISPTQQIVQQEKEMIEHLSDRKTLMSVRELAKGITYTEPLLTGWKPPLPIRRMSKKECDAIRKQWHIIVDGEDILPPIKDFKDMRFPEPILKMLKAKGIVRPTPIQVQGLPVILSGRDMIGIAFTGSGKTLVFVLPMIMVALQEEIMMPIVPGEGPFGLIICPSRELARQTFDVVEEFLTPMREAGYPELRPLLCIGGVDMRSQLDVVKKGVHIVVATPGRLKDMLAKKKMNLDNCRYLTLDEADRLVDLGFEDDIREVFDHFKAQRQTLLFSATMPTKIQNFARSALVKPVTVNVGRAGAANLDVIQEVEYVKQEAKIVYLLECLQKTPPPVLIFCENKADVDDIHEYLLLKGVEAVAIHGGKDQEEREYAISSFKAGKKDVLVATDVASKGLDFPDIQHVINYDMPAEIENYVHRIGRTGRCGKTGIATTFINKNQSETTLLDLKHLLQEAKQRIPPVLAELNDPMEDVEAIANASGVKGCAYCGGLGHRIRDCPKFEHQKSMAISSSRRDYFGSGGYRGEI from the exons ATGGAAGAAGCAGATGATTATGTTGAATACGTTCCCGTGGCAAAGCGTAGAGCCATGGAAGCACTGAAGATTCTTCAGCGAAAGGGCACATCCTCTGCGCTTGAAGAAGAGTTGGAGAAAGCAAAACTTGCCGAGGCCAAACCAAGCCTTCTTGTAAAAGCATCCCAGCTGAAGCGAGACCAACCCGAGATAAGTCCAACCCAGCAGATTGTGcaacaagaaaaggaaatgattgAGCACTTATCAGACCGGAAAACGTTAATGTCTGTTCGTGAACTGGCAAAAGGGATTACTTATACGGAGCCTCTGTTGACGGGATGGAAGCCACCATTGCCAATCAGAAGGATGTCAAAAAAGGAATGTGATGCAATTCGGAAGCAGTGGCACATAATAGTTGATGGGGAAGACATTCTCCCTCCAATTAAGGATTTTAAGGATATGAGGTTTCCGGAACCAATTTTGAAGATGCTAAAGGCAAAGGGAATTGTACGACCAACTCCTATTCAGGTGCAAGGTCTTCCTGTGATTTTATCTGGGAGGGACATGATTGGGATTGCGTTTACAGGCTCAGGCAAGACATTGGTCTTTGTGCTGCCAATGATAATGGTGGCGCTGCAGGAGGAGATTATGATGCCTATCGTTCCAGGAGAGGGGCCATTTGGTTTGATTATATGCCCATCAAGAGAGCTCGCACGGCAGACTTTTGATGTAGTGGAAGAGTTCTTGACTCCCATGAGGGAGGCTGGTTATCCAGAACTGAGGCCTTTGCTCTGTATAGGAGGAGTGGATATGAGATCGCAGTTAGATGTTGTGAAGAAGGGTGTTCATATTGTGGTTGCTACTCCTGGGAGGCTGAAGGATATGTtggcaaagaaaaaaatgaatcttgACAATTGCAG GTATCTTACTTTAGATGAGGCAGATAGATTGGTGGATTTGGGCTTTGAAGATGATATAAGAGAAGTTTTTGACCACTTTAAAGCTCAACGGCAAACTCTCTTATTTTCTGCCACCATGCCTACCAAGATTCAGAACTTTGCCAGAAGTGCTCTAGTAAAACCTGTGACAGTAAATGTGGGAAGAGCTGGAGCAGCGAATCTCGATGTGATTCAGGAGGTTGAGTATGTAAAGCAAGAGGCCAAGATTGTTTACCTTCTTGAATGTCTGCAGAAAACCCCGCCACCTGTTTTAATTTTCTGTGAGAACAAGGCTGATGTGGATGACATTCATGAATACCTCCTCTTGAAAGGAGTCGAAGCTGTAGCCATCCATGGAGGCAAGGACCaggaagagagagagtatgCCATTTCATCCTTTAAGGCAGGAAAGAAAGATGTCTTGGTTGCTACTGATGTTGCCTCAAAGGGGTTGGATTTTCCTGACATTCAACACGTCATTAATTATGACATGCCTGCAGAGATCGAAAACTATGTTCACAGGATTGGACGAACTGGAAGATGTGGCAAGACAGGGATAGCTACAACATTTATAAACAAGAATCAGAGTGAGACAACGCTTCTTGATTTGAAACACCTCTTGCAAGAAGCAAAACAGAGAATTCCACCTGTGTTGGCTGAGCTAAATGATCCGATGGAAGATGTAGAAGCAATTGCCAATGCAAGTGGGGTTAAGGGCTGTGCATATTGTGGTGGGCTTGGTCACCGTATTCGGGACTGCCCGAAATTTGAACATCAAAAAAGCATGGCTATTTCCAGCTCCAGAAGGGACTACTTTGGATCTGGTGGTTACCGAGGGGAGATATGA
- the LOC109003272 gene encoding P-loop guanosine triphosphatase YjiA-like — translation MASVTADLATTFLTLTYRHRTPLSQVRATVLPFLRSARTSQFRPVRFTTTSSFHSRIIAVDSPKPKVISRRLSVAATATTTPHSEGSDVSTKIPPDDRVPATIITGFLGSGKTTLLNHILTAEHGKRIAVIENEYGEVDIDGSLVAAKTTGAEDIVMLNNGCLCCTVRGDLVRMISELVNKKKGKFDHIVIETTGLANPAPIIQTFYAEDDVFNDVKLDGVVTLVDAKHVGFHLDEIKPKGVVNEAIEQIAYADRIIVNKTDLVGDPEIASLVQRIRKINHMADLKRTEFGKVDLDYVLGIGGFDLERIESVVNAEGAKEDHDHGHHNHDHNHKHEHHDHHHSHDHSHDPGVSSVSIVCEGNLDLEKANLWLGTLLLERSEDIYRMKGLLSVQGMDERFVFQGVHDIFQGSPDRLWGPDEPRMNKIVFIGKKLDAQELEKGFKACLL, via the exons ATGGCTTCGGTAACGGCGGACCTAGCCACCACCTTCCTCACCCTCACCTATCGCCACCGGACCCCACTCTCCCAGGTCCGAGCCACGGTCCTCCCCTTCCTACGATCAGCCAGGACCTCCCAGTTCCGGCCCGTGCGCTTCACCACCACGTCGTCGTTTCACTCCAGAATCATCGCCGTCGATTCCCCTAAGCCTAAAGTCATCTCGCGCCGGCTCTCGGTTGCCGCAACCGCCACCACGACTCCTCACAGCGAAGGCTCCGATGTCTCCACCAAGATTCCGCCCGACGATAGGGTTCCCGCCACTATAATTACCGGATTCCTTGGTTCTGGAAAG ACAACATTGCTTAACCATATCTTGACTGCGGAGCATGGGAAGCGAATTGCAGTCATAGAGAATGAG TATGGGGAAGTAGACATTGATGGTTCTTTAGTAGCTGCGAAAACTACTGGGGCTGAAGATATTGTCATGTTGAATAATGGCTGTCTTTGCTGCACTGTGAGGGGTGATCTTGTGAGGATGATCTCTGAATTGGTGAataagaagaaaggaaaattcGATCATATAGTAATAGAGACTACAG GATTGGCAAATCCGGCACCTATCATCCAAACATTTTATGCTGAGGATGATGTTTTTAACGACGTCAAGTTGGATGGCGTTGTCACATTGGTTGATGCTAAACATGTTGGCTTTCACCTGGATGAAATAAAGCCGAAAGGAGTGGTCAATGAGGCCATAGAACAAATTGCATATGCTGATCGTATCATTGTGAATAAG ACTGATCTTGTTGGCGATCCAGAAATTGCATCTTTGGTCCAGCGAATAAGG aaaataaatcacATGGCTGATTTAAAGCGGAcggagtttggaaaagttgactTGGACTATGTTCTTGGGATTGGAGGATTTGATTTGGAGAG GATTGAGAGTGTTGTCAATGCTGAAGGTGCAAAGGAAGATCATGACCATGGCCACCACAACCATGATCACAACCATAAGCACG AACATCATGATCATCACCACTCTCATGATCACAGTCATGATCCTGGTGTTTCTTCTGTCAGCATAGTTTGTGAAGGGAACTTAGACCTTGagaag GCTAACCTTTGGCTCGGTACATTGTTATTGGAACGCAGTGAGGACATATACAGGATGAAAGGTCTTCTATCTGTTCAGGGCATGGATGAGAGATTCGTTTTTCAG GGAGTCCATGACATATTCCAAGGTTCACCTGATCGGTTGTGGGGCCCAGACGAACCAAGGATGAACAAGATTGTGTTCATAGGCAAGAAACTGGATGCACAGGAATTAGAAAAGGGTTTTAAAGCCTGTTTACTGTGA
- the LOC109003275 gene encoding F-box/LRR-repeat protein 14-like, which yields MGGACSRKRDQRDNEDSLLRGLSGRYRKSGSSKWLATSFSRPAIDIQLGRGNRQSLLDLCIRKTCEDIDRYRTFSMLPRDISQQIFDELVYSQRLTDVSLEAFRDCALQDLYLGDYSGVNDSWMDVISSQGSSLLSVDLSGSEVTDTGLLHLKDCTNLEALYFNCCDRISDRGLECLSGLSNLTTLSFRRNNAITAEGMSAFASLANLVKLDLERCLEIHGGLVHLKGLTKLESLNLKCCNCITDDDMEPLSGLINLKGLQISCSKVTDIGINFLKGLHKLSLLNLEGCPVTAACLDSLSALSALLYLNLNRCKLSDRGCDKFSRLGNLKVLNLGFNDITNACLVHLKGLTNLESLNLDSCRIGDEGLVNLTGHQHLKCLELSDTEVGSNGLRYLSGLTNMESLNLSFTEVTDEGLRKLSGLSSLKSLNLDVRHITDSGLAALTSLTGLTHIDLFGARITDAGTNHLRNFKNLRSVEICGGGLTDTGVKNIKDLSSLMLLNLSQNSNLTDKTLELVSGLTGLVSLNVSNSRITSTGLHHLKTLKNLKSLTLEGCKVTANDMKKLQSTDLPNLVSFRPE from the exons ATGGGGGGAGCTTGTTCTAGGAAGAGAGACCAGCGAGACAATGAAGACAGTTTACTCAGAGGGTTGTCTGGAAGATATCGTAAGAGTGGAAGCTCTAAGTGGTTGGCAACTTCATTTTCGCGACCTGCTATAGATATTCAACTGGGAAGAGGGAACCGTCAATCGCTTTTGGATTTGTGTATACGTAAAACATGTGAG GACATTGATAGATATAGAACCTTTTCTATGCTCCCAAGGGATATTAGTCAGCAGATCTTTGATGAGTTGGTATATTCTCAACGTTTAACTGATGTTTCTCTTGAAGCTTTTCGAGATTGCGCTCTTCAG GATCTGTACTTGGGAGATTACTCTGGGGTGAATGATAGTTGGATGGATGTAATTTCTTCACAGGGATCATCTTTGCTTTCTGTTGATCTCTCTGGTTCTGAAGTTACCGATACTGGGTTGCTTCATCTCAAAGATTGCACAAATCTTGAAGccttatattttaattgttgtgACCGAATTTCTGACCGTGGGCTGGAATGCCTAAGTG GTCTCTCAAACTTGACAACTTTGAGTTTTAGAAGAAACAATGCAATTACTGCTGAGGGAATGAGTGCCTTTGCCAGTTTAGCTAACCTGGTCAAGTTAGACTTGGAGAGATGCCTTGAGATTCATGGTGGGCTTGTCCACCTTAAAG gtTTAACGAAATTGGAGTCTCTCAATCTCAAATGCTGCAATTGCATAACAGATGATGACATGGAGCCTCTCTCTG GGCTTATCAATTTGAAAGGACTGCAGATTTCATGCAGCAAGGTTACAGATATTGGCATTAATTTCTTGAAAg GTCTGCACAAGCTTTCTCTATTGAACTTGGAGGGATGCCCGGTTACTGCTGCATGCCTGGACTCTCTTTCAG CTCTTTCTGCCCTGTTATATTTGAATCTTAACAGATGTAAACTGTCTGATCGTGGATGTGACAAGTTTTCGA GACTTGGGAACTTAAAAGTACTAAACTTGGGCTTCAATGACATCACAAATGCATGCTTGGTCCACTTGAAAG GTCTGACAAATTTGGAAAGCTTGAACCTGGATTCATGTAGGATTGGGGATGAAGGGCTGGTTAACTTGACAG GCCATCAGCATCTGAAATGCTTGGAGTTGTCTGATACTGAAGTTGGAAGCAATGGACTCCGTTATCTATCTG GTTTGACAAACATGGAGAGTTTAAATTTATCATTCACTGAGGTTACTGATGAGGGTTTAAGAAAATTGTCTGGACTCTCATCTCTTAAATCACTCAATTTGGATGTTCGCCATATTACGGATTCTGGGCTTGCAGCACTTACAA GTTTGACCGGACTAACTCATATTGATCTTTTTGGAGCTCGTATTACAGATGCTGGAACAAACCATCTGCGAA ACTTTAAGAACCTGAGGTCGGTGGAAATATGTGGCGGTGGACTGACAGATACCGGTGTGAAGAATATCAAAGATCTTTCTTCCCTGATGCTGCTAAATCTTTCACAAAACTCTAACCTGACAGATAAAACCTTGGAGTTGGTTTCTG GCTTGACAGGATTGGTGTCTTTGAATGTGTCAAATTCTCGCATCACCAGTACAGGACTGCATCATTTGAAAACTCTGAAGAATTTGAAATCACTGACTTTGGAGGGCTGCAAGGTGACAGCAAATGACATGAAGAAGCTTCAGTCAACTGATCTTCCTAATCTGGTAAGCTTCCGTCCAGAGTAG